A DNA window from Chelativorans sp. AA-79 contains the following coding sequences:
- a CDS encoding glutathione S-transferase: MKLHWSPRSPFVRKVMIVLHETGLQNQVECVRSVVAFAGTPNEAVLADNPLGKIPTLVLDDGGALFDSRVICEYLDGLHDGPRLFPNAGPERFRQLRWMALADGLTDILLLWRTERTRPDSAWDVLLSAFERKTRACFERLEAEAGEITTAPFGIGHAAIICALGQMDFRFQGSRWESAFPRLAAWYAEATSRPSVAATAVVDDAPAGAPGDSVSPFTFTAA; the protein is encoded by the coding sequence GTGAAGCTTCATTGGTCACCCCGCTCACCCTTCGTGCGCAAGGTCATGATCGTGCTGCATGAGACCGGTCTTCAAAATCAGGTCGAATGCGTCCGCTCCGTCGTGGCTTTCGCAGGCACGCCGAACGAGGCAGTCCTTGCCGACAATCCGCTCGGGAAGATTCCCACCCTCGTGCTCGACGACGGCGGCGCACTTTTCGACTCGCGCGTCATCTGTGAATATCTGGACGGCCTTCACGACGGGCCGAGACTGTTTCCCAACGCCGGGCCGGAGCGTTTCCGCCAGCTGCGCTGGATGGCGCTGGCGGACGGGCTCACGGACATCCTGCTTCTCTGGCGCACCGAACGCACGCGACCGGACAGCGCATGGGACGTGCTTCTCTCCGCCTTCGAGCGCAAGACACGAGCCTGCTTCGAAAGGCTAGAGGCGGAGGCTGGCGAGATCACGACCGCCCCGTTCGGAATCGGCCACGCCGCCATCATTTGCGCGCTCGGGCAGATGGACTTCCGCTTCCAGGGGAGCCGCTGGGAAAGCGCGTTCCCGAGGCTTGCCGCCTGGTATGCGGAGGCGACGTCCCGGCCCTCGGTGGCGGCCACCGCCGTCGTGGATGATGCACCAGCCGGCGCGCCAGGCGATTCCGTCTCACCGTTCACTTTCACGGCGGCATGA